The following are from one region of the Mustela lutreola isolate mMusLut2 chromosome 7, mMusLut2.pri, whole genome shotgun sequence genome:
- the LOC131835301 gene encoding olfactory receptor 4F3/4F16/4F29-like — MGGGNNSVVSEIVLVGLTNSLEMQLVLFLVFSVFYVIGILGNLLIVLTVISDSHLHSPMYFLLANLSFIDMWVSSIAAPKMISDLFKERKVISFQGCVAQMFFIHVIGGTEMVLLIAMALDRYVAICRPLHYLTIMNFRTCVLLLVVAWTIGIIHSLIQLGFVVNLPFCGPNEVDSFYCDLPRFIRLACIDTYKLELMVTANSGFISLGTFFILVISYIFILVIVWQRSSGGLSKALSTLSAHITVVVLFFGPCIFVYSWPFPTVPVDKFLAIFDVIITPFLNPTIYTFRNKEMKVAMRRIFSQVLSSRKMF; from the coding sequence ATGGGGGGAGGAAATAATTCGGTGGTGTCTGAGATTGTGTTGGTGGGACTCACCAATTCTTTGGAGATGCAGCTTGTCCTATTTCTagttttctctgtgttttatgTAATAGGTATTTTAGGAAACCTCCTCATTGTGCTCACAGTGATCTCTGACTCCCATCTACACTCCCCCATGTACTTCCTGCTGGCCAACCTCTCCTTTATTGACATGTGGGTTTCCTCCATTGCAGCTCCCAAGATGATTTCTGATCTTTTCAAGGAGAGAAAAGTAATCTCTTTCCAAGGCTGCGTTGCTCAGATGTTCTTCATTCATGTTATTGGAGGAACTGAGATGGTTCTGCTCATTGCCATGGCCCTTGACCGTTATGTTGCTATATGCAGGCCTCTCCATTACCTGACCATCATGAACTTCAGAACTTGTGTTTTACTTTTGGTGGTAGCTTGGACCATTGGGATCATTCACTCATTGATCCAACTTGGATTTGTTGTAAACCTGCCATTTTGTGGCCCTAATGAAGTGGACAGCTTTTACTGTGATCTTCCTCGATTTATTAGGCTTGCCTGCATAGACACGTACAAATTGGAGCTCATGGTCACTGCCAATAGTGGTTTCATCTCTCtgggaacttttttcattttggttatttccTATATCTTCATCTTGGTCATTGTTTGGCAACGTTCTTCAGGTGGCTTGTCCAAGGCCCTCTCTACTCTATCAGCTCACATCACAGTTGTGGTCTTGTTTTTTGGTCCATGTATTTTTGTGTACTCATGGCCATTTCCCACAGTACCAGTGGATAAGTTCCTTGCCATTTTCGATGTAATTATTACCCCATTTCTGAACCCTACCATCTACACTTTCAGGAATAAAGAGATGAAAGTGGCAATGAGGAGGATATTCAGTCAGGTATTGAGCTCCAGGAAGATGTTTTAA